In Trifolium pratense cultivar HEN17-A07 linkage group LG7, ARS_RC_1.1, whole genome shotgun sequence, a genomic segment contains:
- the LOC123898026 gene encoding uncharacterized protein LOC123898026 produces the protein MNRISVAVAVILAGWTYMAIKPPPPKICGSINGPPVTSPRVKLSDGRHLAYREFGFPKEEARYKIIAIHGYGSSKDAHLPVSQELIDDLRIYFLHFDRAGYGESDPYPSRSVKSEAYDIQELADNLQIGEKFYILGVSMGAYSVWSCLKYIPHRLSGAALVVPFVSYWWPSFPDNLSREAFQMLPQSDQWTFRVARYTPWLFHWWMTQKWFPSLSFTKIEMLSSDDVEILKSLSETPNTGKEKITQQGEYESLHRDIMAGFGKWEFGPTEIKNPFPDNDGSVHIWQGFEDRIIPYTVNRYISQKLPWIRYHEVPDGGHLFILKNKQCESIIRALIYS, from the exons ATGAATCGAATATCAGTGGCAGTGGCGGTGATTCTCGCAGGGTGGACTTATATGGCTATAAAGCCTCCTCCACCAAAAATATGTGGATCCATTAATGGTCCACCAGTTACTTCACCTAGAGTGAAACTCAGTGATGGGAGACATTTGGCCTACCGAGAGTTTGGTTTTCCGAAGGAAGAAGCTAGGTACAAGATCATTGCCATTCACGGATATGGCAGTTCCAAAGATGCACATTTGCCTGTTTCTCAA GAACTTATTGACGATCTAAGGATATATTTCCTCCACTTCGACAGAGCCGGGTATGGTGAGAGTGATCCATATCCATCGCGTTCAGTGAAGAGTGAAGCATATGATATTCAAGAACTAGCAGATAACTTGCAGATTGGGGAAAAGTTCTATATCCTTGGAGTGTCAATGGGAGCTTACTCTGTTTGGAGCTGCCTAAAATACATTCCACATAG ATTATCAGGAGCTGCCTTGGTAGTTCCATTTGTAAGTTATTGGTGGCCTTCTTTTCCTGATAATCTATCAAGAGAAGCCTTTCAAATGCTGCCTCAATCAGACCAATGGACATTCCGAGTCGCGCGTTACACTCCTTGGTTATTCCATTGGTGGATGACTCAAAAATGGTTTCCTTCATTGAGTTTCACAAAGATTGAAATGCTCAGTTCTGATGATGTAGAGATTCTTAAGAGCCTCTCAGAAACCCCAAACACTGGCAAG GAGAAAATAACTCAGCAAGGTGAATACGAATCATTACACCGAGATATAATGGCGGGTTTTGGAAAGTGGGAATTCGGACCAACTGAAATAAAAAATCCATTCCCTGACAATGATGGTTCAGTCCACATTTGGCAAGGGTTTGAAGATAGGATCATTCCGTATACAGTGAACCGCTACATCTCGCAGAAACTTCCATGGATTCGTTATCACGAGGTTCCTGATGGAGGTCATCTATTTATCTTGAAGAATAAGCAATGCGAGTCCATAATTAGAGCACTTATATACTCATAA